ATGCATTGAGTCCTTATAAATAGTGGCTTAGCCTCACTATGAAAGGGATCGAAAAGAATTTCTTCAAAGAGAGATTCTATAGAGAAAATAATGATCTGAGAGAATTACTCAGAGATCAATTGTAAGAGATTTCAAAGAGGAAATACTTTGTTGTTTCTCTTGAgttaatacaatacaaggggagtaggctattaccacgCCCACGGGGCCAAATCTCTTTGAAATCTGGACTTCTTTTTACTTTGTCGTTTTTGTTctcttttaattatattattaatcgCTTATTAATTGACTCACAGCCGTTGGCTAAAAGCAAGGTCAacatttggtgctttcattaagaGCAAAAATCCAAGTGTTTTGTCTTAAGTTTTGGCAGGCTTACAGGATGGTTGTACAAACTCGTAGAGGTCTTGCTGATCAGGGTGACCCGATCGTGACAGATGACAACGTGCAAACTCTTAGAAACACGAGAGGACCACCAGGGACAAACCCCGAGCAGGTCAGTACACAACCACCTACTGTGGGCCATGGAGTGACTTCCCCTCTGGCTGGGATCACACCAGtcgtgcaagagactgggaacaCCAGTTCAGCGGCCGATCAATCCACCACCAACACTGAGGTCCCGTCTACCACTAATGCTCAGAGGTTAGTCAAAGATGATGCCGAAATCCAAAATCTCTGAGCAGCCCTTGGGCTATTGCAAGGTCATAATAACGCGTTGCACCATGATACAGAGGATCTCCGTGGCGCTATAAACCTTGCATTCGACGAGTAAAGATGTCAGTTTATAGAATGGAGGGATAGGGAGATGAAAACATTGAGGGCTCAGCAGGCCACCGTATTAATAAGAAGCGCCTACCAAGTTGCCAATAAACAACTGGCATTCGCATCCAGTATCCCTTCGGGCGGATCGGAAGGGTATGCAACTGGGCATACCGCACAAACTCGAAATAGTCAGCCGTCCAATCCACGACCAGAGGTTGAACCTGTGGGCCAAACGGTAGGCTGGCAGATCCTGCCGGACTGTCCCTTTGGTGGAATTATACACAAGAACTTTGCCCCAACTGAAATCTCTGGCCAACCGGCTGGCCAAACAAGTCAGACACCAAGACCATATGGTACTTCAATATTCGATAGGTTGCGCGCCGTACATGACCTCAGGACTGACTTAAATCGAAGAAGGGTCCTAGACGAACAATACGTCCCACCAGCTGTCCAGCCATGCATTCGCATCGAGGATCCGATTCAAAGAGATCCCAATGTGACATAGGTCGGTCAGCAAGCCAAACAAGTTCATCCATTTGTGCCAGCACAACTAGATGAACTTAAAAACATGGTACAAGGCTTGACTGGACCAACACTCACTAATCCTTAACTTGACCGTGCACGCAGATCACCCTTCTCATCGGAGATTGAAGTCCTTGAATTACCCCATAAATTCAAAATGCCAACCTAAAAAATGTATATTGGGAAAGTGGATCCTTTATCACATCTGAAGTATTTTTAGATGCAGATGGATCTGCAAGGGGTAAGAGGTGATGCCCGATATAGAATACTCCCTGCTACACTCGCAAAAGGCGCCCAGCAGTGGTACTTCAAGCTGCCTCCAAGAAGGTTTAATTCATGGAATGCCTTCTCCTCAGAATTCCACGCATAGTTTTTCTCCTCCCGTCCGCTTCCCTTGCATCTAGAAGACCTGGTGGAAATAAAGCAGATGTCAGAAGAACCCCTTAGAGCATATATAAGCAGATTTATGACCGAAGCTACCAAAGTTCAGGGGTTGACCGAAGAAGGAAGGCTAGCCGcaatactggggggcattgagCCACTTGGAGAACTGTGGAATGATATCAAAAGCCTTGTCGTGGGGTTGATGGCTGACTAAAGTGATTAATTAGGGTTTTCAATCTTATTTATAGGTAGTTCGAAAGGAAGAAGTAATCATTTCAATTTAAACATCTCGAATTCTTCCCAAAAGTGTACGTTGTGTACTTATTGTTGGAAAAATAACCGTCTTCACACACAAACATTAATATGCAATTCGAGGTAAAGCTGTCAATCAACATTCATGAGTCGAAATTGAAGAGACCCTTGATCAGAGTCATATCGGTTCATTAATCAACACGTAGGACACACGTCACCAGTTTGGACAAGACTCCAGATCAAGTGAAGTCCACGTGCGACCAGGAAGGTCCTGCATAGACTTGGGGGAAAAATGTTATCCAGTTTTTTGCACATTGATGTGTAGAAAGACCGAGTGACACGcctctcacatttctgatatttGGGCAGAGGTAAATGTCCTTAGCAGCCTCTATATAATTCATCAACATCTGCAATTGTTAATTACCCAACGAGGGTGGAAGACATAACATCTAACCAGGTAGAAGTCTACGTTTTTGAGCTACTTACAAGaagttattacattaaaatgATCTTGTAAAGCTCAAACACGAAGACAATTCCTACAATCGTGGGATTGAATCAGATAAATATGGCAACCTATTCTAGTTTTCTGTTTTGTGTATTGTaattatgtaattaatataatttcctATTTTATGCATTGTAAGCTAAAGGGAAACCAGACACACTACAGGAATACTAGAAAAATCATAGCTAAAAAACTCTATTTTTTAAGCTCATCAAGAATTGGTGCCTTGCCACTCCTCATGTTGTTGTGCTTTTCTCCACCTTCTTTAGTATTTGTTTTAGTATCTATTGAAGATTGACTACTGTCTTGACAACAGATAAGAAAATATGAAGGGGGTTGTTTTAGTATCCATATAATAACACCCAGAAACCAGTTtcgtaaattaataaaaatgacATAATGGGACATAGAAAccaattttttcaataaaaaatgagaaattaaTTTCATTGATTTATGGAAGTGGTTTCTATGTCTTattatatcatttttatttatatatgactttaattttatttattagttattttcatccatataataacaacaaataacaagtttcagaaattaataaaatttacataACGATATATAAAAACCAGCTACTTTAAGCAAAAATTACATATGTTATTATGTAGAAACTAGTCAGATTGATTCATGTAACTGGTTTCTATGTCTCATTATGTCATTTTTATTTGTATATgacttttattgtattttttcttaatttatttttaactgtAGTTGATGATTTAGGattttaacattttatttttgttatggtTTTGTATGAGTTCACAAGTTTTGTTACGATTTCAGagatatttttatgatttttcttAAGGTTAAAACTGGTTTCACAAAGTTAACAAGTTTGAAACTGGTTTTACCGGATTCAACGGTTCGAAACTTATTTCACCGGGTTCACAGGTTCGAAACTTATTTCACATGTTTTGAGGGATCTGTAATGGGTTGCTCCATTTTATAATGTTGtcgtaaaaattttaatttcaagttttctttttattatatattgtttCTAGGTTTGAAACTGATTTTTACATATATTCCATttttagattattattatgcattGTGTGtcgttttgattatatttgagattagtattttttcttggatttttttgtgtgtgtgttattttttcttctttcatttggttgattgattaaattatcttcagttaactttattatttatcatttatattttgttatgattttgcATAGTGTCAAAATTAGTTTCAAAGGGTTCACATGTTCAAAATTGGTTTAGTTTTGTAACGTTCAAAATTGGTTTAGTTTTGTAATGAGGTTGCTCCATTTTATGATATTATGGTATATTTTTTTACGTTAAGtttctctttattattttatttctaggTTCAAAACTCGTTTTCGtacacttatattttatttttagattattgttgtgcattgtgtgttgttttgattatatttgtgagtatttttgggattttttttatacatttggTTGACTGATAAAATTGGTTTGAGTCAGCTTCATTGTATAtcattttagttttgttttcataatcttcATTGTTGTTATGTAACAAAACTAGTTTTTGTTTGGTTTCATAATGTTCATTATTGTTGtatgatgaaactggtttcgattttttttttgtttttgttcaaATGGATATATAATTCCTCCAGTAAAATACAATGGAAGATGTTGCTAAAGATTTTAAGTGCTAACTCTGAGAAGAaacttcctccatatcaagaacAAAAAACATTAAATTGATCCAAGTTCTAAGGATTCATCTTTGGTATATATATaggtgcactcttaatgggtattactcaTGAATGGgtaatattagaaaattttgagtctttatgattaatttttttatttaattagaaaaatttctcatttttacattatataggCTGAGATTGGTCCATtagctaaaaaaataataaaaaaaagtttttggcaaaaaagtgataaaaaaaagttgaatttgacttaaatattttttcatataaacatatttttgatatagtgtaaaaagaagtatttttttgatattttctttaattaagtagctaaattaagtatagaaattcaaatttctcttttactAGCTATTCGCTATCGGAACAAAATCTAATGGTttcatatttttgaaattaatatttatagttaaatttgtttattacccattaatgggtaatacccatttaGAAGTAttccatacatatatatacttttttttcgttttgaactatgcttattatttttttcaatttatgtTTTCatagtttatatttttatttgcggtttttgaaattatttttttaggtgTTCTGCTGTTCTATTTATTTGTTGGTTGTACTAAATAACTGGTTTCTGTGTTTAaatgtttcttcttcttttttttttttaagaaaatggttTCATTGTTCAGATATTTTACTAGCTGATAAACGTAATTGGTTTCTATTAGTCAGATTCTAACGTCTAACTCTGGTGACAACTCCGACATCAAACTCCGGTGACTGTAACAACTCCGATAAATTTTTCGGTGACTTTTTCCGGCCACAATCCCAATTCCGGTGACTTTTTGGCAATAGTAGCATACTCTAGCGATTTTTCCAGTACCGACAATAAACTTCGACGATCACTATAGTCTCAactgtttctattttttttttaaaaaaaaatatatgaaggaagttttaatattttttgtaaggTAATTCAAATGACATATCTCATATatgttaagttttttttattttatatgaaacATTTTGtccaattaagttttttttttaccatattTATCTAAACTAATTTTGTTATTACCATATTTATGTAAATagccatatataaaaaaataaatactctAGCAGTAGAAGCGAAAAATTAAGAGCATGTTtgatattgttttctgttttttgttttcaaaaaattatttttagaaatgagaataaaaaatagtttttgaagtttttaaaaacaagtcatgtttggttagtactttataaaaacaatattaactaaaagtgaattggtttttaaaacagaaaacaatattttgttgttttaaaattcttgttttttgtaactttgttttttaaaaactgttttaaaaaaacaaggccaaacaaaccaaattgttttcaaaaaacaattttctgtttttaaaaatcaaaaacaattttttagttatgatgccaaacatgcactaaTGCTCTCACTAAAGAATTTTCTTCCGTGTTaacaaattatatatgtatcctaaataaattacaatatGAAAAATAAGATTGAAATTTCAATCGGACGTATCCCTATATTATTTTACACacatgtaataaaatattgtcaatATTATTTTCTGTGCAGTATAGTATTGAGATAACTTGTGAGAAATAGGCATGATGTCTACAATCAAAATCAGAAAACATCCGTAAAGTAAGAGTAAAATTGAAGCCCCCTAAAAAACTTcttctatataaatataatatatatatatatatatatataaaatatataggaCAATTGGTGACAAAACTCTTTATATGTTTCTCCTTTTTAACTTTTACACTAATTAGTAGCTACTAAGCTTTAATCTCATGTTAagagatttaataattaaataaatattatatttggtgtgatattatataaaaaaaaatagttaattagaatttttgccatgaattttaacatgtaccaaatcgtattttttgaacttttaaggtcgttaaaataCCCCTGAACTGATTTAAGGacctttttccaattttaataaaaaaatctaacatgtaTAGTAGTGCAGGGACCATGATTTAGCACATGTCAAAGTTAGatataatttggtagatattaaagtctGGGGAGAATAgtttagtatataaacaattactgaaataataaaattgaataaaattagataaaagtccttaaattaatcaataatctAAATAGTTCAGGGACATTTTCaacaaccttaaaagttcaagggacatgattttgtacatatcaaagtttagaGGCAAAACTCTccatctttttttgtttttaattaactttACTTTTGATTATAAATTTGAGATATGAGTTAAATTTAACAATTGAATGTCAATTGAgattaccattttttttttttaacaacagTTGAGATTATCATTGTGTACACATGTATACACCTAATAGTAAAacttaaaagttaattaaaacATGTTATGTGTACACAGGATAAGTTAGCTGgcatttaataacaaaatttaacagACACTCAAATTTATAAATTGAAGTGAAATTAAGAGAGtattagtataaaaataatatcagaAAATTCCGTGTAAAATTAAACCGTCGCCGCTAATTACCTTAATATATATGACATTATAAATATAGTCCATGGGACATGTGTACAATATGAACAGCACTTTGACTATTTATTATCTACTCTCAATAATTTAACAAAACCTTTTTTTGTTCAGTTAGACTTCTCTATTAAACTATATGATATCATAAGTTTCTTTATTCGTTTCAATGTTTGTGTAATATGTTTTGATTCAAAAAACAGAAGCACATGTCTGTCATTAGGTAGAATAAAATCAGCCACTGATTTGGACTCCTCCACTAAAAAAAAGTAGGCTTACACGTACGTGTCAATGGTCAATGCCAATGCCAATCCCAAATTAATTCGCTATAAATACATACAAAAACTCTATTTTCATCACCACCTCTTCAATCAAAGCCATAGAACATATTACTACTTTGGTTCATTCGATACACATATAATTGAAACTCCAgagatatttatatattagtTAAATATCGAATGAAGATGAAGTtcataattacaaaattattctTCATTCTCATAATGGGCTTGTCCAATATGGCAATGTCCCCTAATATTGCTAGTGCAGCATCAATACATCAACAAGACCACGATGATGATCATCATCATAAAAACAACGGAGAAATAGTTTATAATAAAGAATtgtcctcttcttctttttggAATCAAAAACATGAAGAGGAGCGATTCTTCTGGCCGATAAGGAAGAGGGCGAATAGGCGGCCAACATGCAAGAACATCCCAAGGATTTGTCTGGCCAAGGGCAGCCCAGGGCCGAGTTGTTGCAAGAAGAAGTGCGTTGATTTTGTGAGAGACCGCCATAACTGCGGCAAATGTGGGAAGAAATGCAAATACAATCAGATATGTTGCAATGGCAAATGTGTCAACCACTCTTTTAATAAAAGGCATTGCGGTGGCTGCAACAACAAGTGTAGCAATGGAGGCTTTTGTGCTTTTGGTCTTTGCAGCTATGCATAAAGAGATAATGAAACATCACTAAATATATGTTGTGTAATAAGTTACTATTCCAATTCTTTCATTGTTATACAcacgaaaaaaaaaaccctaccaTAGTTAgtcatatatatgtgtgtttcgTTATTAAATATCTACATTTAGTTTCATTAATTTTTAATGTTGTGAGAGTATCAACATACTAGGGGACGATATTATAACaattgaaaattatatatattcaaaaaatttatatttttatagttatttttatatattttataatataaattaataattaactagttataatacaacttaaattattataaaaataaactcgTTGGTACTTTTTTCttgtgatttatatatataaaaaaaatattactaaactATTAGTCATGCTAAATATTCCTTAAAATATTCTTTGTTATTCAGTTGTGACCATAATTCTCATACTTTCTCTCCTATATGCTTTATAAAAAACTAATTTGGCACATTAGACCCTACTGTGTTTCTCTCATATCAATCttgttatcctaatttttgtattctgacgtggcatcacatgatggtgacacgtgttggaataattttaccaggatctagatttactaccaagtatgtttgattaacatcctaatatgaattctaaaacaatgaaataaacacataagagtttaagaaaatcttacagtgggtgcagcggaatattatgactccttccattcagatctctaacccttgattcctttctgtagcagagcataatcaagatctgaatttggatctctttctctccttcttgttggtgctgatttttcatagtcttacatactatgattgaggtaccacttgatgtgtgtgggcactactcatcactcaaaggaatttcgagaaacagagaagaaagagagggaaagtGGCGGCTTCAGAGTGTTTGTGTGAAAGAAACAATACAgtaatgtgtgtgtgtgtaaaacctgaagcctttaccttctattcatagaataccacacagggttaaggttgaattacttggcatttaaaaatgaaaattgaaaTGATAAAAGGAAACAAAGTGGCTGACCATAGAAAATggaaacaagcctctcacttttgcaactttcctattttatcattcctagtttcccattctcaaaaattgccaattttctcattcaaccacataaatgtcaaaactaattatttaataactataattaattattaaataatatattgtcatttattttatttattaataaaaactaatcaaagtttcccaattaataaatataccctttaaactctctatttactgttttacccttacttagtgaaaattcataaagtagacatagtctaacttttagaattataattgattaattaaaatcaattaactgagtcttacaatacagtatggcctcaattagtatggggaccatgggtctatataaccgagctttcaataagtcgaaccaaatttaccaagtaaattccctaacttaattccttattgaatccactcttagaattttgaattgcactctcagtcatatagaacgctctatatgttccatgatatagacacgtcattagttatccattgttataatcctaatttgatcaatgaccctctaatagatgatctacattgaagaggcactaagttaccgttacaccttcaatgtattttatccttaaaacacttagctccgtataaatgatatttcagcaaagtgaaatgagatctccaccatttatctctgtttagccaagctcgaaggatatcatcgtttcacttctaaattcctatagaagttatagatttcatatttatggtagcgctcccactcaattatactatcatgttcccaaaatgtacgtatcaccctgaccataaagtaggcttaactaacaaatcaaagaacatgtatagtactcttcagatcgaacctaacatatcaggattaaggtcatttgatctaggatcaacaggtgatattaaattgaatagatattaaggtaaattttaatatatctaatcaaagttcaatatcggtcccttccgatgtatactccatacatccgatactggtaaactttgccaatgtcctggaaaggacataacacttttccaatgtgtaagaatacctatcgctgattataccatgtcaatctaaatccagtgttctgacaaatcagggaataaactttcgaacatataattaagtttatactccactgtgctgacaacactataatctttaacaaattcatatgttctggacttaaaaagaattcatacattacatacatataatcatgaaataaatcatgtgaaccatgcaacataaaatgttatttctggtctttattaataagtaaatctgattatattgaaatgagttttatttagggcacgtCACTACAAGAAAATAAGTTTTCAGCGACTAGATTTTTTGTGACCAAATCAACTTAGTCACTAATAGTTAGATTTTTCGACTAATTTTTAGTCGTAAATATTTTTAGTCATGAGACAATGTTTAATTAGAACCAAAAAAATCAATGACCAATTTTTTAGTCACTATTTGTTTTATTTAGTGactaaaatggtatttagtcACTAAAACTGTGGCGCCAAATTATAATAGTGGGGAGACTAATAATTTTTGGTGACTAAAATTATTTAGTcactaaaaatttgaaatttgtgACGAAATAGTTAGTCAGTAAAAGTTAATGATCTTTTACAACTAAAATATTAGTCTTAAAATGTGTGGATAGTGTGACattgaattatattttacttATTACAGTTGTTCATATATGTATggacaatatataaatattagtttttttttcctaaatatattaatgttagtttgatatattatttttaatataataaaaatatgaatatataatatgttcatatttttattaaaatattaaacaataaacaaagataataaataatataattatttttttaaatatttattctcTAAAAATTTTATTGTTGGCGGTAAATTCCAAAATTTTCCCTCCATTTTCAATTTAGTTGAGCTTCTATCCAATAGCACTGACTCAACCTCTCTATCAGCTTTCTCTCACAACCTTAGCTCACCGACTCTCCCTATCCTCACCCCATTCGAACCCTAAACTAACCAAAGAGGTTCATTTTCTCACAGTTATTTCGCACCATCTCTGGCCCTCTAAGATCGATTTTGCACCCAGCCCATGTGCCCCGTCTCTTAGCCCTGCTGATGGGAGTACAATAATTTGCCGGGCTTGGGTTTTGCTTGCTAGACATGTTCCATAACCTTTTCCTGTGTGGTCTAATCCTTTACAAAGTAATCAAACACTTATTCTACGATGATGATATTTTAGAGGTCGAATCCTCCGATTCCAATGCCCTCTTCTCCGTCTCCGATcgatactctctctctctctctctctttctctctctctctctctctgtctctctctatatatatgtatacatagaACAATTGAAGCACCAATTCACTTCCTTTTAATCTGGGTTTTTCTGTTGTTTACAGACTTAAAAAGCTTTATGGTGGGAAAGTCTATGTTGGACTTCAGATTCCTGATGCTGACACCAACACTCGAGAGAATATCGGTCTGGTTCTTCTCACCAAAGGGTATGCTAATTTCTTCCCTAAAATTATAGACTACAAATTAAATCTTattagtgttataaatattaataattatgtggatgtccaaatcttttatttattaccattaatattaatacatatttatatatatgttcttgtattctttgaggacaatgaaaagtaatctaatatcgatatagattttgacaaacatttcttgaagtaaatgttttatatttgtcaaaaaatatgattgtatttatgtgaatacaactaaagaatcattcaaaatgattattattgatgcaattttatagtgggttttgaatacctaaaaagaatgttaagaaaattgcattgaaacatcaaagtataagaataacagtgagcatgactaatgttattaaatacatgagacatgtatttattgttcatcattccctgtagagaatgatacgaattgaattcaactacttttaaagattgtttgtattagtcatgttactatacattgttattacttgcaatgttagaaattattgcatgtgacatatattaaagatcaaattttgcatacatcttggagattatgcaaaaattgtattcatatattctttgaaatattgttaaagaaattgctgagtaatttctttttatatatgaacaagtaataaatttttaagaaatttataataatgttctacttgttcaacgtcattccccgaagtgaaggtaatgattttaaataatcaatgacattgtttgctactcaaatatttccagaagaattggaaacaaccaaaagatgaaatagcacacacaatcaaagtgcatgaaatctatatattatgtgtgaatatgaataatagtagtcgcgtacctgtagtacggacacacttataattaagataaaagtatatttgattattgaataagtgtgaattgtacaaatttattgtacatttagaatatttaaatatcattccctaaaaagaatgaatagacatgaaattttatttcaaagaatatagatttcacatatattggcaatgccagaagcaaattaatgtatacatattttattatttcttgaaattaatagtttcaaactattgttggtacatgatatgtatatatctagttactatttaattcagtttgcatattcccagaagtgaatatataacttactaatatttgttagtgatctaatataatcaaagtaataaagaatcacaaaataattatttgaaaagcttccggaagaagtcttacatacaattgctacttggagtagtaaaatatatttgtatgtacatagatgtataacttttatctagttatgaaagtaataagaaataacttattatatgtactggttgtacatttaaatatataatatatcaagtcatgataattagactgatgaatagtctattaataaattagacgacttgttaaaaagataccaggaaaaatgaatgatatattatggttatatctatttgaccattacaataacatgatgaagttgtcatctatcttttaaattatacacatcattgaattgatgatagtgattcctgaagaaatataaagtttgataaacataatagtaactcctgaagagtgtatatattttggagaataatataattatattattcgtgtatataaaaatgaaacttgtaatgattatgttgtagtgattttacattaccttatgaaaatttcattgaaatacaaattatagtgaacctgaagttcatgaattgacttattttgacatgatcaaccatatgcaataaattgtcaaaggatttgactaaattttattgaagaaccagaagattcttctcattgttaatttataaggctcaaaagaagaatgtgcatatatttgcacataaaaatatttaaattatatttctttaacaatcttgagccattgttagatttttattgcatagtttcttatcgatgtga
This Cannabis sativa cultivar Pink pepper isolate KNU-18-1 chromosome 6, ASM2916894v1, whole genome shotgun sequence DNA region includes the following protein-coding sequences:
- the LOC115695672 gene encoding stigma-specific STIG1-like protein 1, which codes for MKMKFIITKLFFILIMGLSNMAMSPNIASAASIHQQDHDDDHHHKNNGEIVYNKELSSSSFWNQKHEEERFFWPIRKRANRRPTCKNIPRICLAKGSPGPSCCKKKCVDFVRDRHNCGKCGKKCKYNQICCNGKCVNHSFNKRHCGGCNNKCSNGGFCAFGLCSYA